Proteins found in one Brachypodium distachyon strain Bd21 chromosome 5, Brachypodium_distachyon_v3.0, whole genome shotgun sequence genomic segment:
- the LOC106865585 gene encoding uncharacterized protein LOC106865585 has translation MVSQDELEEVKKVQPDLKACMELEHADVREVDYHDEESIIEVATRMYDLLTLGKWKPFGSDRGKLPMVSPVDQIAFLSVLQYAEFYHRPQEPNAGGRQGKHMGLQWYPRANIPAHLQAMVAGRD, from the exons ATGGTCAGCCAAGACGAACTGGAGGAGGTGAAGAAAGTTCAACCAGACTTAAAG GCATGTATGGAACTGGAACATGCTgatgtacgtgaagttgattacCACGATGAAGAGAGCATCATTGAGGTCGCCACTAGGATGTATGATCTCCTCACTCTGGGAAAGTGGAAGCCGTTCGGCTCTGACAGGGGTAAGCTGCCCATGGTGTCTCCGGTTGACCAAATAGCCTTCTTGAGCGTGCTTCAGTACGCAGAGTTCTACCACCGCCCTCAGGAGCCAAATGCCGGGGGCAGACAGGGGAAGCACATGGGCCTTCAGTGGTATCCAAGGGCCAACATACCTGCCCATCTCCAAGCCATGGTGGCTGGAAGAGATTAG